The sequence ATTCCACTAACTGCAGATCGCGTGCATGTCTTTTAGCAGGGTCATTGTTTTTTGACTCcactagattccaaataattaaactacgAAGGATTttaacttttttaaaaatttcggAATTTTACTTGCTGaatgaaaacaacaaaaagCTCGCACAAGAACATCTACTGGTTCAGACAAGCTCATGGTAAAGATATTGTATTTTGGATGTTACAATGTCTTAGTTTCTGTTCCAACAGGTAAGATAGGCGGTCTATTTGAAACTGTCATCCAGCCTCCAAAGAATACGTCAATAAGATGGTTTTATTAGTCCTTAATAAAGTCCAGACTTTCCCATTATCCAGTTAAGTTTTAAGATTCACTCAACGAAAATCTGTAATCTTCTGAATATTCAAACATCTACCCAGGTTATTACTCGCAAGTGTAATTAGTCAAGAAGCTTAAAGTTTTAAACACCGTTTGGAACAAAGAGATTTTAGAGCTAAAATTTAGATAGCCCTGTTAACAAGCGTATCAGTAAAATATTTATGAGCACATGGATTTCATAGTAATTCATTTCAAGGAGTACATGGCAATGAGCGATGTCAAGTAGTCTGAGTATATGAAAAGACTGGGACTTTCGGACAAACGTGACTGAATTGCTGGGGAATAATCCATTCATCTATGCCGAAAGCTGTACTGCTTATGGTCGTTTAAAATCAGACAACACGAATTTCATACAGTGAGCGCACTATTTTTCGGTTTCAATCTGAAACAAGTAGGTGGCTTGTATTATTCCTGGCAATGATGGTCTCAGTTGACCCGACTTCCTGTCGAGATCGTCGACAGACAGAGCTTCATTCATGTGTTGAGGTAATGAATCCCATTCCTTGATGATCCAACTGGATAGTCAGGTGACAACTAGTTTATTCTGGGCTTATGAACATTTTAAGTGTCCTCGTAAGTTtactgttttggaagacaagaaaattGTGGACACATCAGATGCGAACTTACCGCTAAGTTGTTTAAAAACTGTGATCAAGTCACCTCTGGTTCTTCTATATGACAATGAGAATTGGTTTAGTTTGGCCAGTCTGCTATCATACAGGAGCTTCTCTATTCCGAGGATCAGTTTAGTTGCAGTTCTTCGAACCTTTTCCAACAGCTCACTCTCTTTAGGCAGGGACTATCTGCTTGCATGCAGTGCTAGAGTTTAGGACGAACAagcactgtatacaaagtcgaAAAGATTTTAGAATGGACGTAGTTGAATACTAACACACAGACTATAGGGTTGGAAGACCTTTGCGGCAATTGTATGGGAGTATGCAGTAGCTCTTAAGTCATAGCCCCGAGGTGCCGTAGTATGGCGGGGGTGGTGTGAATCCGCGCGCCCATGCGtgtacagccactgacagggaagtcctactcactgccttcacgtggtgagggtgttgtttacaaaattgagaggacgaaaagcgtatgcccaacgaccgactacctcgacgtgctatgctcagtggtataggagtaggttggaaaaagctaggggcggccaaaccaaaacatggcacaagtccatgaagtcactgacaagtggactgagtcatgttggtaggtgtagactacctggttggggaccgcgagatgatagtaaccgatggttagagaccctgaatgacatggctgaaaatcgtttgcaatggcgcaggtgcatccactctatgtgttctcccaaattctaatcttttgaattcttcatgtcccttttttcctctttccaaatttatttcactggattatactctttaaataacatctccaaaccctaatcttcccgattactgcttatactcttattacctctaccactacgggatttgaatcgacaactgcatctctgtgctaatgtggtgtggcaactcgaactgatgtacgtacgtacgaagttctacgttgttactgactgactggacgaaaagcgagtgtccggcactttaaccgggtcgatggatatagaggatccacctagtgtagttgggaaaccctgattccaaaccaatggtgcaaatgGGCTCCCGGATCCTGGGGAGGGGgtaaatggcgtgtgaaccgattgttggttaccggctaccatggaattACATCTCCTCACGCTGCCTCACtgtcttatggattagacctttaggtcgaaggatCTGAGTGTGGCACCCTAGGGAgtccacctgcttcagtttggacacccggatagtatcacagccttcacacaaatcaagtgatctgtgtggcgcatatgtatttggtgcctccttgtactaatgtttatgcgttcaaataaataaataaacctacTATAGCGTTCTTATGGTCTTTTTGCAATCTACTTAGGGTTACATTTAGGTCCAAGTACATGCTTAAGGGATTAACGATGAAATTTGGCATTTCGTTTATTAACCTAAATGCGTTTCTAACTTTTGTTATTTTTCCTTATTGCAGCCGTGGGAGGCGGCGACTATTTATTAACATAAAGATCCAGTCACATGTCGAAACGCTCTGGCTTAGGTGTGGTATGTCATATTTGTCCAGCTACTTAACTAGAAGTAAGATCACTAGCGAAGAGTTATCAAAACCTTTAAAATTGTCAAAGCCATCTTTGGATAGTGATGAAGAAGACTATAACGATAAAGATTGTTTCCGATTACATGAAGCAGATATAGATGGTATCTGGTTGTTTACTGTATATTATTCTACAAGGTCAGGAAGCTACGACTTTAGAGtatgatgatgaagttaaaatAACTCCATTTAACATGAAAGAAGAGCTTGAGGAAGACGGTCACTTCGATTCCGCTGGCACTTTCATTTTCAAGAAAGTTAGTAGAAAAATTATGATTAACGGTTACTGTTATTATAGCAAGTTGATGCTCGTGATAATTGGTTGGAAGATATTAATTGGCTAGAAGTCAAGAAAAACCAGGAAAAGAATTCATTGAAAGACACATCGATAAGCGATGAACTCGGCGGGAAAGTGCTAAGTAAAGAGGAGAAACTCGCTTTGTACCAAGAACTCTTATCTTATTTACAACCTTCTGAGACCGTTTTGCGCAGTATCAGACGTATGGGTGCCTGTTCAGATACTAAGAAGTCCGCTTCAGCCAGCCAACGCTGGCTACAAAATAAACATCCGAAAACTAAAACTGAGACGTAAGTGTCACATATGGTGTTGTACTTGTGGTTATGGCATACGTATTCCAGTATATCATGTTGTGTTAGAGACGATGTCTAAACAACTCATTAAAATTGTGATACGAATTAAAGTGTAGCGTTCCATTTGTTTCTAATtttgaaattaatatttattcaccAGCGGTGAAAAGGAATAATGATACGAACATCATGGAGAAATATTTCACTCTTTATGTAATTAGAGAAACCCATCGAAACATTCGGAATTGGAAGTATCATTTACTGAAAGGGTACAGCCGTATTTGTAATTATTTAGCACACACAAGTCTGTACTAAAATAGGTGTTACATTTAAAAAGTGGTCGGAAGTGTTTTCAAGTACTGAAAAACGTTAAGTGGAGATAGACTATAGATAAAAGATAAGTCTCTGCTCACAGAATATTGGGAAAATGCGGATAAACAAAAAGAGGGGTCATAGCCTCTTAGGTTATAAAAACTAACATTATTTTTCTATGACCAAGGTAATGTGAGGACTTGGAGATCTCGTTCTTAGAAAAATCGGTCTTAAAATAGTTATTTCTCAACAATCATATCTTTCGAAATTCAAtaaatgtatcattcactagtaGAACATGGTAGTGAAACAGATTCATACACTGTTTTCCCTCACATTCATGATGTAAACGGTAAGAAAAACTAATCCCATGTCCAAACCAAATTAGTTGAATTGAAAAATAGTCCCTCTGACTTAGCGATTCAGGCACTTTACCTTCTAATCATTATGTCGTGGCTTCACGTTATGGAACCGGAATATTACCCAAATTCAGTTCAGATGTGTACTAGTGTATATTCATTGTATGACTCATAATATACTGGGATCTTGAGATGTCTAGGTAGTAACAGTCATACTTGTATATTCAGGACAAATTGTTCTAAGAAACATTTTCATCCTTGAAAGTTATATTTACTACATTCGCTTAGTTATCGTAGACAGATCGgatatatgtttttttttttgaaaaaacatCTAGCGGCAATCCAGAAGGATTAATTCGTGTTACTGAATTAGCTGACCAACTTGTTCAAGGCGGAGATTTTGATGTTTATCAAAAAACATTCGACGATATAAAAAAACTGATAGAATGTACAAAACAATTCGCAGCAGATGATGAACTTGAAGTCCTCGGTCAGGCATTTGATGAAAAGCAAGGTGACGATAAAGGTTTGTTGTTTTTACCTGAAAAATGAGCTTCAATCTATACTTTGTAATAAAATTAGTAAGCATTATCGTAGCGGTAATATTCAAGACTACAGCTTTCAGGGTTTTGGTTTGAAATTCTCAAGACAACACTGTCTTGTAATTTTCGAAGACATTTCGCTACATCTACTGAATACGtgattaatttaaattaaatgaaatagaatTTTTGTAGTCCACTTAGATATAGTTAGCGACTTTCAATTCGTATCGCGGTGACGTTAAAATTAGTGACTTTCAAGATATTTATTATCTAGGAAATAACTATGGTTTCCATGTTTGACCTAGAAGAAAACGTTTATCAAGACAGTCTACTCATTTTAATCCTTTCAAGGATATTTGCACTTAAATGTTACAAAACATCAGTCACTAAAGAGTGTTAACTACAGGCAGGCTAAAACCATTTCTTTTCTCAAGAAAAGTATTTATAATCACCTTCCATATTTTCTTACCTTATTTCTCTTGCTATGTATCCGGAATCACTCCATGGTTAAATACTTTTGATCGATTAGATTAAATATTAAACGTTGTTAACTCTTCGCTTGATCATCTTATGAGGTacttatttgtattgaaaaaaaGCAAAACTGTAAGACTGAACACAAACTTGCTTTGGTTCCAGTTATTAGACGATATCAATTCTGTAAGGGAAAACTAATAAGAGATGAAGTAAAGTGAATAGGAAACAATTTAAAAACGAACAAAAGTCACGAAATGGTACTGCTTACCCTAAACAGCGAGAACATCATAAGTCGAAGTAGTACATTTTAGCTGCTCAGACAGTGAGCTTGCTCATAGTCACTTTGAATCACAGCTAATCGTCCATAAGTGTTAGAGGGATATATATTGGATCAGAGCATGTTTTGTGCAGGATTGTGTTTGGGCACGCTAATTGGCTATTTCTTGATTAACCAGCGCTAAGGAGTACTTGGAGGAGACTATCGAATCTTCCCATGTAAAAATCATGAATATGctctcattttttaaaattttgattCCTACTTCCATCCACCCTTGTTATATGAAATGCAATTGCATTcatgttcaaccgtgttctgatttggggacttgtcgagtgaagtggtgtccaagaatactaagcaataagagtaGCTGAGTCGTAATAAGAGAAACCATAACAATAGgctatattatatatataatccagCTATCGGTCTACCCCAACAATGAATAGTAGACAATAGGATATTACACAAATTTGTAAGCTTCATCGGCAATTACACTAGTTCCGTTGATTAATAGCAGTATACAGGGGATCGAAACTAAATATAATTCCTCTCATACATCTTGCACGATTTGTTAAGTCACACTTCTGTTTTGTCGACATGTATATGTGGCTAATAACTTGTATTAACCTATAAGATTTGCAAAACTGGTTAAGTTTCATATTTGGATATAAAATAGGAATTTCTGATAAATCTGTGGGTAATTTTCAATGTCTACTTAGTTGGTACTGATCATcttcaaaattgtatttatGACTGTCGCTGATGTCAACTAGTTATTGGAAATTCTGATGACAAGTCATAATGTCTAGTGTCAGTCAAGTATTGTATGACATCTGTAGTAAGCATAGAACATACTTTGTTGTCTTTTGGGTGGAATTAATAATTAACTCTCATAAAACTTGTCGTATCAGTCTAAAGATATATATCCTGTACATAAGGCTCAGAAACATTATTGAGATCAAATACACTATGCAAAGAATGATCGCTTCAATCAATTTCTAATTTCCTTGTATGGTTGATTTTGTAAAATAGTTGACCTTATTCATGTTCAAATTTCTAAAATGCTTATTAGGTGGAATCAAATCAACTGAAGAACATGATGGTACTGACCATGAtggcagtaataataatacctcAGTCATGTGGCATTTAAAACGTTCAAATAAACCAAATACAGAAATTGAAGGACCATACACATCTGAACAATTAAAAGTGTGGCTTCAAGATGGAACATTTAATGACGATGACAATATTTTAATACGTGAATCAACGAAGTCTGATGGACAATTCTATAACATCACACGTATTGACTTTGATTTGTATGAATGAGAGTAAATATTCACTTCTTCAATATTATGTTCCCTTCGTTTATGCATTCTATTGTATATAGAAAAATTTGTGAATATATATGTTCGTTTTTTCTGTTGATTTCTTACCTTACCTTTCGCATAATTTTATTAGCATATTGAGAAAGAACATTTTATTCATGTCTGTTTAACGATCGATGTTGCAGCATTTATGGAATGGTAACAGTTTTTTTTTTACCGAAAATCGGGGAATTAAATATTTTACACTCTTCACGCAGTGTTTCGTGGGAAGGATGAAAATTTGGCTATAGTTTACATTACTAACTAATATTGATCGGAGAACttgaaattaaacaattaatatTTCGTCTCACGAATCTCCAGTACTTGCCTACTCCTTTTACGCCTCGTAAAGCATAGGCAACcaaccaggattctccaaccaATCCTTACGAAAATCAATCTATTGATATCAAAATTGAGCATCTACGGAGTCCTTTATTCCGTTCAACAGCACTGTGTTGGGAAtgtttcctggtactgacagtcgTGTGATGCCACTGTAGTTCTCAACTCTCCGAGAtccctttctttggtatcttgatgaggtatccttctttccagtctgttggtacttgttatTCCTCCAAAATGTTTTGAAGAGAACGTAGAACATCTTTGCAGTTACCTCTATTTAACTTAAATAAGTAAAAACTACGTGCTCTCTAATGACTAACTTTGAGATTTAGCAGGTCATTGTTTTTTATGGAATTCGATCATGATTGTAGTGAGACAGTTTTCACTGGTGTTATCTTATAGTTTCGGTAATAAATAAGGAATTGACTGAAGTTGGAACTGTGAACTACTGTATGATGATTCAGTAGTCTAAGAATAATATGGTCCCTATTAGAACTGATGGTTGTGAATTCGATCTTTTTCACAGAACTACGGAATCTTAGAACAAAGCATTTTTACAGTGCTTAGCTGTTCTGCAGTGGTCATCGGTGCCcaatgaaatttcattttacaAAAACGAAACTCAGTCGTTATTAATAAACAACGGTTTCCGTCTAATCATATCTTCGGAGCTTCATTAACGTAAAATCGACAGGAGTGTCACAGAGGACTAGTTTTTATGAAGGTAGTTCGTCTTCAAAGAACTCGTGTACATTGAAGTTAGTCTTACTTCTTATCTTAACCTCTGTTTTTTTAAACAGGTAACTGCAATAGAATAGAAGAATCTGGAGAAGAAagtcttttcgacgaaatcatttggTTAGGCTTTGCATTCGTGTTTATAGTTGTATGGTAAAtctatgtctatagaaggatagaagaGATTGTATGGTGAAGTGATACGATACTTTAAATGTCAGATGAGGTTGCGTAATAATCAGTGGTCTTGGAGGACCAGAATAATTTACGGGTTAGAATTATGAAGGGTAATTTTCCgtttgacagatatgaagaaaaaataaagaaCGTAAATAAATAGTCGAAAAAAGCAGGGCTAATTTATACTACAGAAGGGAATTCGGGTCAAGGAATGTTAAGAGGTTGGATGTGTTGTTTTTGCACTCAGAGTTGGGGATTGAATTGGTGGATCGCCAACGCCTCAACAGTGCATAAGTTTTTTAATCGAACTCCCTTGGATCCAATTTTGATTGTGTCGATTATTTGAATGAAGGCTTCTTACAACTGGAGACAAGGTAATCTGTAATGTTTCTAGGATCGATGTCTTCTCACCCCTTTCTTAcattgtgagaaggcagcatcgctacAGTAGCTAGTTGTCTAAGGGAAACATCTTACTGTTTCCATACCCCTTTACATTCAGCAGTACGTTTTCTCCATGGAGCTCTAAGTTTTCTGCTTTTAACCATACCGTTGTCCGACCAACCTGCCTGGCGAGATGGAACGTAAAGGAATAATCCTCCAAGCCAATATAGCTTGCCTGAAACATCAACATAGTCAAACCCGACCACCACGTTAAGGTAGTAGAAAAGCAAAGTATTTCGATAATGAACAGAAATCAATCCACGAGAAGTCCATCATTACGCCTAAATAGATGGGTGAAAATAGAAGCAGAAATTTTAATGCTTTTCACCAGTTTTCAAAGCAGTTATAGTAGTGTTCATACTGAATTGAACGTTAATAATGAATTTTGAGCTTTCTTTCGTGACATGGCTTCAAAAAATCAAGGGAATCGGTTGTAGCATAATGGTATTAAAAACGATATGTTATGATATGTGGTAACATTAATTTAATAGCCAATAATAATAGGTTGATATGATTTCAACAATGCAATCACCCATTTTCAACTTTGTACAGCATATGACGTTGATATTTCAAAATGTTAAGCTAGTGAATATTCGTAGTTCAAATGGATTATTATGGTATAGTCTCCTTCCTTTAAGATGGATGGTCTAATTATAAAGAGTTTATTGTCATTTTGGATATTACGGTTTGTAACCAGTTCACTCTGATTTTCATAATCACATGAGTTAAGATTTTCAGTTGTAACTGAGGCTTGAAACTATTTATCTGCCTTTTTCGAGTTCTAATACCAGATTTGACGAAGTATAAATTTGCGTGATCCACCAATCAAGTGAATGAGTACAGTTAAAGAGTTAACTGATTTAAGTGTTGTTAGGTCTTGATAAACGCAATGAATGGTAATGTTGGGATctttttatggaccaatactaaacgtatatttttatcatataattgttaaataactaaactattcatattcctcttattataaactttattttgacctctgaaccattattatacgttttaccatttttgaattatgccctgtctattagttaCTGcgtcccacattcacagccacatttggccaaatattgtacaaatgttattttctattttatgatacgttgtggtctgcttgattggtagaTAAACAGCGTATGTTTGAAATCCATGATTCATATTGttgaggctgagactggtgttctggacttaactgactgggctaggcggaaagcaggaccaatcaggactctgggctgctcgcacgtgttttacgcgtccttggtccaaccgataattcgctgcttctgattggcggctttgggccATAACaagtataatttataaattaacacAGTATAAAATTAACAAAACTTGTACCATATAAAGTGTTAAATACCAGGTAGAATCATTAATGTACACTACTTAAGAGTACTGAACTAAGCCAAAACAACTAATCGACACCTTATACATTTAAATATGTGCACAATATCTGTTTTTATAACAacaatcctgggttcgaatctcgcgaggcgggatcgtggatgcgcactgctgaggagtcccacagtaggatgaaacgaccgtccagtgcttccaggttttccatggtggtctagcttcaattagcccatgatctcatctattaaaagtatcattaaatgataataaaactcAACCAgtgattatatttttaattatgcACACATTCATATCACACAAAACTTAAAATGAAcacatattttttgttatatcccaacgaGTATAAACATTgcatttctgatgtttcgtgattTAATGTCAGCCGCTTCTTCAGATTAAATGAATGCAATTCTTCTACTTATTAGGATTTAATAAAagaatatattaattattaacatTCTACTCGATGCTTAATccatttgtattgattgtttgaatcttacaTTTGATGTCTAGGACTACAAATGATCAGTCTATTTTGGTCATGTGCATCCTGTTAGGATTACCTAGATAGTGTCACTAAGTTTTAAGTGTTATAGGCAGAGTTGAATGGTGGCTAGGATGTGTGTTTCATCTTCTTTGAGACTATAGCACCTCTCTTACAGTTAAGCTTGTTTAAGGTTAATTTTGTCAAGTCTTTTAATTACCTTTTCTGATAGACAGTGTTATTTGGACTGTAATAATttgtctttattattattatcgcgTCTATATGAGCATCTATGCTTGATCACATGTGACAGTCTACACACATCCCTCTCTCTAGTTTAAATGTTAGTTGCTTAACAATCGCTCGATAAatcatttacttgaatcttattAATCGATTGAACTCCAAATTCACTCTCTCGTTCGCATTAGCTTTTCTGCTCAAATTCTCTCGGTATACTTGTAGTTTTGTGATATGCgctattcaataataaactagAGTTAGCGCTTCGCATTGCCTTCTGAATTCATACACCGTTGAGGTTTatttaataacggttatcagaaCAGTTGATATACAAAGTATAAGAAAGTATCTCGAAGCTAAACCACTACAGGACTCGTTGTCTGGATGCAGCtgcatgtacctatttatattcggtaattttgttgtttggttatattttccttgaaaaagcttggaccagattgccaggtgaaacgttggatttacttcaaattctttctccgagattttacaaatacattcttcctctttaatgactcacattaactcggcgcccaaatattgtgaaactattcgttcaactttaaacgaaagttcttatttagaaTAAAATAGCGTtttttttgatagagttttgttctctgagctggatggtttggtcgtggagctttcatcattcttctgaacgacattcatcagcacaaaattcagaTAGAAGTGGAGCGTtggaatttctccatatgtgaaACACATCCAAAtcacccacctgagctacaaatcttctccaccatctcataaaaTAGAGTGCTTAATCATTCAGTCACTTTATAACTATATTCAAGTATTTAGTGTAAATTCTGTTGAAGGCCCTTAAATATTCGTCAGGAAAGTCTTCAGACGTAGGGAAAAAGTTAAAAAATAATTCGTCTAAATCTGAGTCCAACAGGAACCTCCTAAagaattctgaaaataataacgGATCACATCATGTCCTGATTGGATAATTCGAAATTGTGTTACTAATTATGGCATGTATTCGGAGTTCTCTAAAATATCAACATTTATAAATACCCTTTATTTCAGTGTACAAACTAATCTTGGAAATAAATACTTTTCATACTCTACAGCTTCTATCCTCCATTTAGGATTAAATTATAGATTCATGATGAACAAGGAGATGATTTAAAAGTTATTGTCGAAGACTAACTAAAGATGAAGAATTATTGAAAACCAGTaataaacacaaacaatcatatAGACGAATTAAACACAATTCTGAATAAcgtttaaatatatataaatcgaTGGGTTATTACATTACATATCAGCCAGAGAGGATATAGCCAGATGATGCCTCTTTAATATTTTCTTTTGAGAATGCCTCTGAATGCAAAACATAGCTGGGCAAGAATATGATGTCATTACATGGAATCATTGATTCAAAGTGAATTGAGTGAATGAATATAACTCCCCCCTCCACTACTACTGAATTTACACGATGTACCACTCAACATCTCCAATTATAAAAACTTGAATGCATTACTGTAATGAACGACAACTTCGTGGGagaaaccaatttattgtttagtgcAAAATTAGTGTCTTcgtaaattatgaaaatcatacattaaattcttcgtttgcacatcttccatctGTTGTCCTTTACAATTCTCCCAATTCTATTTTTATTCCAATTCCTTTCTATGCTTGTCAGTTCAGTCTTCTTTTGAcaagcattccacttctgattggtgttacgtactacttacatctgtcaACATGAATAACATGCACACATTATTACCCATGCATTAGGGGAGAGTTTACAGGGAAGATAGCAGATTTTTCTAAAAGTGCAAAGAAAACTATACCAATATTGGCAAACTGGGAAGGTGACTACAGAGCTCAAGGAACAAGTGATTAAGTCTAGCCACACAAAGTGATTTTGAGAACAGCTAATAATGTGTTATCTCCATACTTGTAAGGCCTTATCACAAGAGACAGGAATCCGTGAGCTAAGGTGAAAAGTGATATTTTTTAGGGTAGAGCTTTACTAACGTCTTCCTTCTATTATGAGAAGAAggtatcatca comes from Schistosoma haematobium chromosome 3, whole genome shotgun sequence and encodes:
- the CD2BP2_3 gene encoding CD2 antigen cytoplasmic tail-binding protein 2 (EggNog:ENOG410V5MQ~COG:D~BUSCO:EOG091G0MVR), with the translated sequence MSKRSGLGVITSEELSKPLKLSKPSLDSDEEDYNDKDCFRLHEADIDGQEATTLEYDDEVKITPFNMKEELEEDGHFDSAGTFIFKKQVDARDNWLEDINWLEVKKNQEKNSLKDTSISDELGGKVLSKEEKLALYQELLSYLQPSETVLRSIRRMGACSDTKKSASASQRWLQNKHPKTKTETGNPEGLIRVTELADQLVQGGDFDVYQKTFDDIKKLIECTKQFAADDELEVLGQAFDEKQGDDKGGIKSTEEHDGTDHDGSNNNTSVMWHLKRSNKPNTEIEGPYTSEQLKVWLQDGTFNDDDNILIRESTKSDGQFYNITRIDFDLYE
- the CD2BP2_3 gene encoding CD2 antigen cytoplasmic tail-binding protein 2, variant 2 (EggNog:ENOG410V5MQ~COG:D~BUSCO:EOG091G0MVR), with protein sequence MVSGCLLYIILQGQEATTLEYDDEVKITPFNMKEELEEDGHFDSAGTFIFKKQVDARDNWLEDINWLEVKKNQEKNSLKDTSISDELGGKVLSKEEKLALYQELLSYLQPSETVLRSIRRMGACSDTKKSASASQRWLQNKHPKTKTETGNPEGLIRVTELADQLVQGGDFDVYQKTFDDIKKLIECTKQFAADDELEVLGQAFDEKQGDDKGGIKSTEEHDGTDHDGSNNNTSVMWHLKRSNKPNTEIEGPYTSEQLKVWLQDGTFNDDDNILIRESTKSDGQFYNITRIDFDLYE